AGGGCGTGCTGCAGCTCGGCCAGCACGGTGGTGGCGCCGATGAGCAGCGTGCCCACGCCGATCACCGTGCCGAGCAGGCTTGCGGCGGGGCGGTTCACGCTCTCGAGCAGGTGGTTCACGGTGCGCGCGCTGTCTTCGCCCACCAGCGCCGAGAGCTGCGCAACGATCTCGGCGCGCGCCGTGGCCTCGCTGAAGAACAGGCCCACCACCGAGGTGACGATGAGCAGCAGCGGCGCGATCGAGAACACGGTGTAGTAGGCGAGCGCAGCGCCCATGCTCGAGGCGCGTTCGTCGATCCAGGCCTGCACGGTGTCGATGAGCAGGGCCTTGAGGGTCGACCGGGCGGAGGGGGACGAAGCCATCGGCATCTCCTGTTGGGCCAGGGCAGGGAGCGCCCTTTTTACACCGGGGGGCAAGGCACGCGCCTTGCCCAAGACCGGGGCAAGGGCCGATTGGCCCATGCGATTCCTTCCCACCTCGACACCAGGAGAGACCCCATGGCCACCAACCAAGGCAACCAGAGCAACCAAGGCAACCAGGACAAGTCCTCGCAACGCGGCTTTGCGGGCATGGATCCGGAACGCCAGCGCGAGATCGCTGCCGAAGGCGGGCGCGCGGCCCATGCGAGCGGCAACGCGCACGAGTTCACCAGCGAAGAAGCGCGCGAGGCCGGCTCGAAGAGCCATGGCGGCCACGGCAGTGGCTCCAGCAGTGGCGGCAACAACAACAGTGGCGGCAGCAACAGCGGCGGCCAACGCGGCAGCGGCAGCGACAACGAACGCAGCGGTTCGTCCTCGTCATCGTCCATGCGCGGCGGCAGCAGCGAGCAGCACGCCGAAGCCGGCCGCCAGAGCCACAAGAACGATCGTTGAGCGATCACCGCTGAGCGCGTTCTGCCCGACGCGCTCTTGGGCCCCGCTGGTGTCGCCAGCGGGGCATTTTTCAT
This is a stretch of genomic DNA from Hydrogenophaga crocea. It encodes these proteins:
- a CDS encoding KGG domain-containing protein, encoding MATNQGNQSNQGNQDKSSQRGFAGMDPERQREIAAEGGRAAHASGNAHEFTSEEAREAGSKSHGGHGSGSSSGGNNNSGGSNSGGQRGSGSDNERSGSSSSSSMRGGSSEQHAEAGRQSHKNDR